Within the Scleropages formosus chromosome 8, fSclFor1.1, whole genome shotgun sequence genome, the region GGCTCCTATTGGTCGTGACTGGGGCACGCGGGCGTTCGGACACGCGCTCGCGCTCACAGCACAGGTGCCGCGCTGACGACGCGGCGGGAACATGAAAGGAAGAACGCGGCCTTATGCCGGTTATACTACACAGTACGATATGATATGCGTTCATGTTCCTCTGGTGATTTAAGTGGAGTGAAGGACTCGTCTCGACATCTGGGGCTCAATGATGCGATTCGCTTCAGTCTGTACCTGGGAGACGAGTAATTTATTTACTATGTATGTTCGTGACGCGTGTCCGACCGTTACTTCAGCGAAACTTTCACCACGAAAACCCGACTCCTTCTGgccacaaaaaacaaataaaagacagTAATATGAAGCACAGACAGGGCTCCTCTCGCCTCTTTTATTTGTCGTTTAAAAGGAAGTTTTCATGCACTCCAGGAGACTCACTCTGTCCgtttccccccctctctcactcacacacacacacacacacacacacacacacacaacacagagcGAACTTTGTGGCAAAAGTTCCCTCACGCTCATCTTGTTTATTAGTTTTCACTCTCGGTCACTGCGGCGACACACACGCAGCGGCGCGCCTCACTTCTTCACGATCTGGATGACGTCCTCGTGCTCCATCACGTGCGTGAGGCCCACCCTCTGCGGACTGTACTTGGTGCTCGTCCCCTGAAagcgtgcgcgcacacagagTAAGGGAAGGGCAGCGACAGCACGTGGGACAGGatccttctctctctcacacacacacacacacacacacacacacacacgcacagaactCACCCAGACGAGTGCGTACTTGAACTGGCTCGCAAGTGATCTGTGAATTCGATGACACtggaagacaaaaagaaaaacgaaCTGAAATCATGTTTCCGAGAGCCGAACAGACGTGCCCTGTTACGGACATTTATGACATTAAGTTCACAAGATCTTCTCTGGACATGTGACATGTACTTTGTACTTTGATTGTACTAGTGTGGGGATACTGTCAATGCTTCACTTTAcctaaaagaaaagaaaaaagtgccacGTTTACACATTATTGCTAAGATTTACCACTGAATGTACTATTTCCGctgtattttatacattaatCTAACCTTCTCATTGGTTGAAAATGACAGTGTGCTGGTTCCATAGTCCAACCAGCACCACTCGAACTTGACCAGTTTACGGTCACCGTTTCCATGGTAACGGTACACGGCACTAGAAAACTGCCAGACTGACAGTACTGAGGGTAAATGTTCTCATAGACACTACAGCATTTTTCCATTGCGTAAGGGATGAGTGTGTCCCCATCCTTATTCACCTGGACAGTCATGAGCACACCGCTGATGCGCCAGTATGTTTGGTGGATGAATTAACAAAGAAGCGGGACTGGAAAACGTACCACGTGCTCCACGGTGGCTCCTCTCCTCATGATTATGGCATCTCCAAAATCCGGTCGCTCTGAAAGCCAGAAAGACTGCATTatttatgcaaatgtaaaaatctacATTGAGCCATCAGGTGACACTGGGCGGGGAAGACTGACCTCCTCTCTTCTTGGTGTAGATGCAGATCAATGCCAGGTACTCCCACAACTTCTCCAGAAGGTAGTCAAGGTTCAGGTCCATGCCacaactgtaaaattaaaaaaaaaaaaaaaagtgcgctTCAGTGATGCACGGCTGCTCAACCCTAGTTCAAACCCAGACTCCATTTGGTTACGCTCACTCACCTGATGACCACGCTGTGGGATTTCCGGGCCAAGCGATCCACCTCCTCCATGGAGATCTGGTCCACTTTGTTGTACACCTGCAAAGAACAGTAACTCATCCCACAGTCCACGCTCCACGTGTGCAAATAGTTCCCCTCAGTCGAGGTGAAGAAGGCTGGTGCTCCGTGTACAAGAGGCTTTCCTTTCTCATGAGCTCATACAGCCCGATCTCCTGCAACGCCTCTTTCCAGTACACCATAAATACTATATCAATACTAAATACTTATTTAATTATACTAATATTGAAATAACGCAGCTTTTGGAAAGTGCATTATCGCGCAAAACATCGATCCAcgcgtgtgcatgtgtttatggCTTCTACTTACATACAAACACGGCATGTAAACTCTGTTTCCGACGATGACGTCGATGAACTCGTCAGGCGTGCAGTCCTCTCTGAACAAAACCTCCGCATTGAAGATTTCGCAGAAATGTCAAGGTTAACATCCCGCACATGGTGCGATGTTTCAATTTCCACACATATCCCTGTGCTAAAGCCTGGAGCACAAAGCTGCTATTGGCACGGTGTGCATCATGGGAATTCACCGGTGGGGCCTTGGGAAAGGATACTATATTCGTGCAGAATGAGCTGCACCAGTTTCTCGGAACAGTGCGTGAGGGGCACTGTCGAGTTGTAGGAAAGTCCACCGCATTTCTTGGGCTGCAACACAAAAAACGTGGAAGTCTGAAAAAGCTGAAGTGGACAGAATGCCAACAGTGTTTCAGAACATAAAGTGGGCGTCACACTGGATCGCGCATCATTTATACCGTAACGTCTGTTAAATTCTACTCACCTTGAAGTAAATGTTTGGTTTCAACCGGTTAAGTCGGATCCCTACGGATTCCAGCTCCTTCTCCAGAAGCGCCCTTTATGATGAATGCAATTAGAAaacgggacacacacacacacacacacacacacacacacacagagagcgtACTGATCCTGAAAGAATGTGTACGAGTTACAGCAGCACGCGTACGCCAACATAGCAGCAGAGGTAACTGACTTAAAAAAGCACAACGTTTATACAACTACAGGAGTGCAAAAAGCGTGCAAATCGCACATAGTTCGCGCAGCTTGGTGCCAGCAAGACAGTAAGAGGTGTGTCGAATTCAGAAAACGTCTACACGCAGATGGAGCCCAATGTAAAGGTCACCTCTGAACGTCGCCTTTCGTAGCATCCAGCATCATGATGACCACGTCTGCGGTTCTGGCCACGGCGATGACCTGCCTTCCTCGACCCTTCCCTGCAGGGGATGAGCAGCACAGCACTCAGGAGTCACAGCGCAGCCTCATGTAGGACGGCGATTTGTAACGAAAACAAGGATTACGAGAATTACAGTGAGGAACATTATAGGGAAGCGATTCAACGGAAATAAATATACTGCCGCAAAAAACATCGGCTGAAGCCAGGACAACGGCTCTCGTACCTTGGGCGGCGCCTTCAATGATTCCAGGCAAGTCTAGAAGCTGGATGTTGGCACCTTTGTACTAGAAGTAACCAGACACAGCATTAAATTACCCACAACACAGTAGAGAGACGCCCGCAGGCATGGCCTAATTTACTCCAAATTATGTACCGTAGACCGCGGACCCCACTACAGGTTTATCGTCTCCAGTCTGACATCAATTTTTGTCTTTCGCTCCTTTGCTGGCAGCTGGCCAACTGATTATTATTAAGTAGATTGTCAACGAGGCTATTTGCTCACTTTTGTTCCGATTATTTTACTCGTGCTTATCGCCGTAATACATACTGTCTCCTGTAAGTTTTTAAGTGACGGTCACGGTTAAAGACATCATGAAGCGGCGAAAGGAAAGGAGCCGGTACCTCAATAACTCCGGGGATGCAGGTGAGTGTGGTGAACTCGTAGGACGCCGCCTCGCTCTCCGTCGACGTCATCAGGCTCAAGAAGGTAGACTGAACGGAAGGGGGCGGCACGAGGACACACGCAACGGGAAGCCGACGTGAACGCAAACCCAAAGAGACACACGCGCACTGAGTAACAAGCGCGGGCTTACAACCAAAGGTGCAAATTTAAGCCCCGTGAGCGGGACTGTTAATAAAGGTTGGAAAAAGGCGGCTCGGCATGCAGGCGGGACCCATTTCCGGCACCTCGCCGCTCACCTTGCCCACAGACGGGAAGCCAATGAGCGCAACCCGGGCGTCTCCGGACTTCATGACATCGAATCCCTCTCCTTTGGCCCCGGCCGATTTTGACGGCTCCAGCAGCTGGGCTCTGTACTTGGCAAGTTTAGCCTTCAGCAAACCCAGGTGGTACTCGGTGGCTACAGGCAAGGAAAACACGTACAGGCAGAGTAACACCGTgagggacggacacacacacacacacacacacacacacacacacacacacacacacacacacacacacacacacacagagcttcacCGCCTTGGCCCCCGGCTCCAGTGAACTGGTCCCTGGAAAGTCTTgtgcaaacatttttactgaggAGCACTGACAGACATGTTCACGTTGGAGAGATCAAGtagtaaacaaaaacactacTTTTTCAAACCGGCGATTCTGCAAAACTTGCCGGAAGGAAGCGCTGGCTGGGCATCTctctgcgcgcacacacacactcctaccTTTGTTTTTCTGGGTTCGTGAGATTTCCTTCTCGATTTCTGCTATCTTCTCTAAGATCCCCATCTTCAGTGGAAAACGGGCTGTGTTAAAAGCAGCGTTTCGATCAGATTTTGGGGGAAAATGAAGCACTTTCCAGTTAGCCGAcctagcagcagcagcaagttGCCGGCAAACTAACAGCAAAAGCACATCGGTAAACCAGTCACATGCCGCCACACAATATCACTTCGCACAAATGGCAGTTTTTACATTGAACAAAACACTTTACCTGAATCGCATGCGACgcgaaaagaaagaaaagatcaCTTCTGTTAGCGACTCAACTCAGCAGCACGCAGCAAATGACATCATTAAGCGGAAGCGAGTCCCACGCGCAACCGGTCCCGGCGGAAACAA harbors:
- the drg2 gene encoding developmentally-regulated GTP-binding protein 2; the encoded protein is MGILEKIAEIEKEISRTQKNKATEYHLGLLKAKLAKYRAQLLEPSKSAGAKGEGFDVMKSGDARVALIGFPSVGKSTFLSLMTSTESEAASYEFTTLTCIPGVIEYKGANIQLLDLPGIIEGAAQGKGRGRQVIAVARTADVVIMMLDATKGDVQRALLEKELESVGIRLNRLKPNIYFKPKKCGGLSYNSTVPLTHCSEKLVQLILHEYKIFNAEVLFREDCTPDEFIDVIVGNRVYMPCLYVYNKVDQISMEEVDRLARKSHSVVISCGMDLNLDYLLEKLWEYLALICIYTKKRGERPDFGDAIIMRRGATVEHVCHRIHRSLASQFKYALVWGTSTKYSPQRVGLTHVMEHEDVIQIVKK